A genome region from Macaca fascicularis isolate 582-1 chromosome 3, T2T-MFA8v1.1 includes the following:
- the RSPH10B gene encoding radial spoke head 10 homolog B isoform X5, translated as MRHGEGRMRWLTANEEYTGRWERGLQNGFGTHTWFLKRIPRSQYPLRNEYIGEFVNGHRHGRGKFYYASGAMYDGEWVSNKKHGTGRLTFKNGRVYEGTFSNDHIAGFPDLEVEFIGCLDLSSGVAQRLSRSAELIRKLDGSESHSVLGSSIELDLNLLLDMYPEAARPEEKKQVEYAVLRNITELRRIYSFYSSLGCDHSLDNTFLMTKLHFWRFLKDCKFHHHRLTLADMDRILSANNDIPVEEIHSPFTTILLRTFLNHLLRLAYHIYHEEFQKRSPSLFLCFTKLMTENIHPNACQIKGNLFREQQRTLYSMNYMNKCWEIYLAYCRPHAAPPHEPTMKMRHFLWMLKDFKMINKELTAAIFMEVIAEDNPFIYDGTDSNFEPELVFLEFFEALLSFAFICVTDQMTKSYANVPTDDVSGNKQETIYTILNQDAQSKSPSAVLSHESDAAHSDSARSSSSKLELWPDVNKIRKSEPKIKKSLSDERVSKMNFQSTGKGVTFFSSESG; from the exons ATGCGCCACGGGGAGGGGAGGATGAGGTGGCTGACCGCCAACGAAGAGTACACCGGGCGGTGGGAAAGGGGCCTCCAG AATGGCTTTGGAACACACACGTGGTTTCTAAAAAGAATCCCCCGTTCCCAGTATCCCTTGAGAAATGAATACATAGGGGAGTTTGTAAACGGACATCGTCACGGACGTGGCAAGTTTTATTACGCCAGTGGAGCCATGTATGACGGAGAATGGGTTTCCAACAAGAAACATGGCACG GGCCGATTAACTTTCAAGAACGGGCGTGTGTACGAAGGCACATTCTCCAATGACCACATAGCCGGGTTTCCAGATCTTGAAGTTGAATTCATCGGCTGCCTGGACCTGTCTTCAGGAGTTGCCCAAAGATTGTCCAGGAGTGCTG AACTGATCAGAAAGCTTGATGGCAGTGAAAGTCATTCTGTGTTGGGGTCGAGCATCGAGCTGGATCTAAATTTGCTCCTGGACATGTACCCTGAGGCAGCCCGACCTGAAGAAAAGAAGCAG GTAGAATATGCTGTGTTAAGAAATATTACAGAATTAAGAAGAATCTACAGCTTTTATAGCAGCCTGGGATGCGACCACTCTCTGGATAATACCTTTCTGATGACAAAGCTTCACTTCTGGAGATTTCTAAAAGATTGCAAATTTCATCACCACAGACTAACTCTTGCTGATATGGACAGGATATTAAGTG ccaACAATGACATACCAGTTGAAGAAATTCATTCTCCATTTACAACAATACTTCTGAGAACATTTTTGAATCACCTCCTGCGTTTGGCGTACCACATTTATCACGAAGAATTCCA AAAGAGAAGCCCATCGCTTTTCTTGTGTTTTACAAAACTGATGACTGAGAACATTCATCCAAATGCCTGCCAGATAAAAG GCAATTTATTCCGTGAGCAACAGCGGACGCTCTACTCTATGAATTACATGAATAAGTGCTGGGAGATTTATCTAGCTTACTGCAGACCCCACGCAGCGCCTCCCCACGAGCCTACGATGAAGATGAGACACTTCCTCTGGATGCTGAAA gactttaaaatgataaataaagaaTTAACAGCAGCTATATTTATGGAGGTCATAGCAGAGGATAATCCTTTCATATATGATGGAACTGACAGCAACTTTGAACCCGAG ctGGTTTTCCTGGAATTCTTTGAAGCTCTCTTAAGCTTTGCATTCATCTGTGTTACTGACCAAATGACTAAATCCTATGCGAATGTTCCAACTGATGATGTATCTGGAAATAAACAGGAAACTATTTATACAATACTAAATCAG GACGCCCAAAGCAAGAGTCCCAGCGCGGTCCTGAGCCACGAATCGGATGCTGCTCACTCTGACAGTGCCAGGTCATCTTCCAGCAAGTTAGAGCTCTGGCCTGATGTTAACAAAATAAGGAAATCAGAG
- the RSPH10B gene encoding radial spoke head 10 homolog B isoform X3 — protein sequence MVKEKKKADKRGDKSARSPSSLSDNLDFSKQDGNTTRQEMSPAGVPLLGMQLNEVKPKKDPRNVQQNEDATQYEESILTKLIVESYEGEKVRGLYEGKGFAVFQGGCTYRGMFSEGLMHGQGTYIWADGLKYEGDFVKNVPMNHGVYTWPDGSMYEGEVVNGMRNGFGMFKCSTQPVSYIGHWCNGRRHGKGSIYYNQEGTCWYEGDWVQNIKKGWGIRCYKSGNIYEGQWEDNMRHGEGRMRWLTANEEYTGRWERGLQNGFGTHTWFLKRIPRSQYPLRNEYIGEFVNGHRHGRGKFYYASGAMYDGEWVSNKKHGTGRLTFKNGRVYEGTFSNDHIAGFPDLEVEFIGCLDLSSGVAQRLSRSAELIRKLDGSESHSVLGSSIELDLNLLLDMYPEAARPEEKKQVEYAVLRNITELRRIYSFYSSLGCDHSLDNTFLMTKLHFWRFLKDCKFHHHRLTLADMDRILSANNDIPVEEIHSPFTTILLRTFLNHLLRLAYHIYHEEFQKRSPSLFLCFTKLMTENIHPNACQIKGNLFREQQRTLYSMNYMNKCWEIYLAYCRPHAAPPHEPTMKMRHFLWMLKDFKMINKELTAAIFMEVIAEDNPFIYDGTDSNFEPELVFLEFFEALLSFAFICVTDQMTKSYANVPTDDVSGNKQETIYTILNQDAQSKSPSAVLSHESDAAHSDSARSSSSKLELWPDVNKIRKSEPKIKKSLSDERVSKMNFQSTGKGVTFFSSESG from the exons atggtgaaagaaaagaaaaaagcagacaaaagAGGGGACAAGTCGGCCCGCTCTCCCTCATCTCTCTCTGATAATCTAGACTTTTCCAAACAAGATGGCAACACCACTAGGCAAGAGATGTCCCCAGCTGGCGTCCCGTTGCTGGGAATGCAGCTTAACGAAGTGAAACCCAAAAAAGACCCCCGAAACGTTCAGCAGAATGAAGATGCCACCCAATACGAAGAGTCCATTCTGACCAAACTCATCGTGGAGAG CTATGAAGGGGAGAAGGTTCGTGGGCTGTACGAGGGAAAAGGCTTCGCAGTCTTTCAAGGCGGTTGTACCTATCGT ggTATGTTTTCAGAAGGACTCATGCATGGACAAGGGACTTATATTTGGGCCGATGGATTAAAATACGAG GGCGACTTTGTGAAGAACGTCCCGATGAACCACGGCGTGTACACGTGGCCGGACGGCAGCATGTACGAAGGAGAAGTGGTCAACGGCATGAGGAACGGGTTCGGGATGTTCAAGTGCAGCACCCAGCCCGTGTCCTACATCGGCCACTGGTGCAATGGCAGGCGGCACGGGAAG GGCTCCATTTATTACAATCAAGAGGGTACGTGTTGGTACGAGGGAGACTGGGTGCAAAACATCAAAAAGGGCTGGGGAATAAGATG TTATAAATCTGGAAATATATACGAAGGCCAGTGGGAAGACAACATGCGCCACGGGGAGGGGAGGATGAGGTGGCTGACCGCCAACGAAGAGTACACCGGGCGGTGGGAAAGGGGCCTCCAG AATGGCTTTGGAACACACACGTGGTTTCTAAAAAGAATCCCCCGTTCCCAGTATCCCTTGAGAAATGAATACATAGGGGAGTTTGTAAACGGACATCGTCACGGACGTGGCAAGTTTTATTACGCCAGTGGAGCCATGTATGACGGAGAATGGGTTTCCAACAAGAAACATGGCACG GGCCGATTAACTTTCAAGAACGGGCGTGTGTACGAAGGCACATTCTCCAATGACCACATAGCCGGGTTTCCAGATCTTGAAGTTGAATTCATCGGCTGCCTGGACCTGTCTTCAGGAGTTGCCCAAAGATTGTCCAGGAGTGCTG AACTGATCAGAAAGCTTGATGGCAGTGAAAGTCATTCTGTGTTGGGGTCGAGCATCGAGCTGGATCTAAATTTGCTCCTGGACATGTACCCTGAGGCAGCCCGACCTGAAGAAAAGAAGCAG GTAGAATATGCTGTGTTAAGAAATATTACAGAATTAAGAAGAATCTACAGCTTTTATAGCAGCCTGGGATGCGACCACTCTCTGGATAATACCTTTCTGATGACAAAGCTTCACTTCTGGAGATTTCTAAAAGATTGCAAATTTCATCACCACAGACTAACTCTTGCTGATATGGACAGGATATTAAGTG ccaACAATGACATACCAGTTGAAGAAATTCATTCTCCATTTACAACAATACTTCTGAGAACATTTTTGAATCACCTCCTGCGTTTGGCGTACCACATTTATCACGAAGAATTCCA AAAGAGAAGCCCATCGCTTTTCTTGTGTTTTACAAAACTGATGACTGAGAACATTCATCCAAATGCCTGCCAGATAAAAG GCAATTTATTCCGTGAGCAACAGCGGACGCTCTACTCTATGAATTACATGAATAAGTGCTGGGAGATTTATCTAGCTTACTGCAGACCCCACGCAGCGCCTCCCCACGAGCCTACGATGAAGATGAGACACTTCCTCTGGATGCTGAAA gactttaaaatgataaataaagaaTTAACAGCAGCTATATTTATGGAGGTCATAGCAGAGGATAATCCTTTCATATATGATGGAACTGACAGCAACTTTGAACCCGAG ctGGTTTTCCTGGAATTCTTTGAAGCTCTCTTAAGCTTTGCATTCATCTGTGTTACTGACCAAATGACTAAATCCTATGCGAATGTTCCAACTGATGATGTATCTGGAAATAAACAGGAAACTATTTATACAATACTAAATCAG GACGCCCAAAGCAAGAGTCCCAGCGCGGTCCTGAGCCACGAATCGGATGCTGCTCACTCTGACAGTGCCAGGTCATCTTCCAGCAAGTTAGAGCTCTGGCCTGATGTTAACAAAATAAGGAAATCAGAG